One Uloborus diversus isolate 005 chromosome 7, Udiv.v.3.1, whole genome shotgun sequence genomic window, CCATTGTTTCCCAATCTTTTTGATCCCATTTCCTCTTCTACAAATTGATGGACGCCTTTCGCATCCCCCACTCCCTTCTTCCTTAAAAAACTTTAACTTGACTCTAGCGAACATCGGTATGATAAAGCATAAATGCctaatttaaatttgaagtaaACTGCTTATGATGAAGCCTATTTCATTCATTCTAAAacctataaatataaatataaataccatatttacgtttttttttttccttttcactctTTTTCAAAGAGAACTAATGGGTATTTAAAGGGAAATACTTAACAAAGATAACTGGCGGGCTACTCGAaaacagaaatacatttttttatgaaattttcttttttaaattggaatctaGGGAAGTTCTGacacttaaaatataaaaaagacaaTATAAAATCCTATAAactttacgatgaatgatgaaatAATTCTTTAGATCTCAACTGAGGTGTGAGGAAAAGCTCctgaatttgaatgtttttttatgtttttttttggtgattcCTTGGCTAAACTCTTAACAATTGGTTACGTGTAATATTTATAATTCCGATATTCcctacatttttattattattttcttgtcTTTTAAATACTCATCGCCCGCCTATCACTCCTAAAGTAGAATTGCTCTTTTGAAGCGATTGCTTTCCAAGTTTGGAATCATCAATCTAAAactaaataacacattttttagttaagtttttgccatattttcttacttttagccAAGTTTAGTTACTTTTACttaaaagaatattactgatccaatgaaacattttcagttcATATATGTAACTCTCGCAGAGAGATTACCTGCAACTTTTGTAAATGAAATAAGTCGCTCAAATGGACAAGGTTAATGCCCTGGTTAAAGAAATGAACGGCCTTCTGATGACAGATCATTATATAGACGAGACGACGACACTGCCCAGACTTAATTGATACTGAACGACACTGCCCAGGCTTAATTGATACCCTTAAAATATTTGATACAGGTGggataaaatagttttaaaaaaatagcacaacTTTCGTTTAGCTGTTATTTTACCTAAATATGAGAAACATGTGTGAATCTTCGTTGCTGGATAGGTGACAACAGGAGATATGAATGCTTCATAAAcatatcaattttgaaaatagtgcaaaaaaattttgttggatttgcatttgcaattttttttacgaatagttTGCCTTTTTgccctataaatatttttttaaataaaaaatgatttcctATTTCTAGGCTGTACCCACCCCATACGACTTCGGATACGACATTGCTGGTGACTACGGTGAATTCAAGCAAAACCGCAAGGAAAGCAGCGATGGCAAGGGCAATGTCCAAGGAAGCTACGGATACACCGATGCTCACGGTATCTACAGGCAAGTCGATTACGTTGCTGATGCCCATGGTTTCCGTGCCAATGTAAAGACCAACGAACCTGGAACCGACAACCAGAACCCAGCTGATGTTGCTATCTATGCTACTCCTGCTCACTACAGTGCCCCAGCCCCTCACTATGGCGGATATCCACGATATTAGATATAAATTATTGACTATTCTATTCTAATCTTGGAGGTAAGGACAAGTCTTATGTGTTTCATTCCGAATGGAATTGGTTCAAGTTACTGTAACTTCTGTTAACTGTGATAAGTCTGTTAGAAATTTGTTGACTTAATGTGTTCTGGAAACGGTTAGGTAGTCTAAATTATTAAGAAGTAATCTGATTATGTTGCTGATACTTATAGTTTCTAATCTTGAAGGTTAGGAGAAGAGTCATGCTTTCAATTCCAAATAGAATGGTTAAAATTATGGTTAATTTCTATAGACCTGTTAAGCCTTCTTGAAACTTGCTTAACTATGCTCTCTGGAtacagttaaataatttaaataattaataagcaAGTCAACTACGttgctgatatttatattttccgTGTCATTGTACAGACTAATGAGATTGGAACTCACGCAAAATTACAGCTGATGTAGCTATCTATGCTACTCCTATTCACACTACAGCAGTCCAGACTAACTATAGCGGCTATTcatgaaattaggtacaaattattgaaaatttcacttCTAGAGGTGACACAAGGCTTTAAACTCCGAATAGAATTGGTTAAAGTAGTGGTTCATTTCTGTAATACTGGTATGTCTGTTTGAATTATGTTTTCTGAAACGgtccaataatttaaatcaataCAGTCAAATAGTATGAAAATTAATAAGTTAGCtgacttattaatttttatataatcGCTTAAGTCGATAATAGTTATGTTTTCCGTACCAGTCTAAAGATCAATAAAACCAGAACTCATAACCAAACCAAAGCAAAGGTTGCTATTCACACTTTTCCCACTGGCAACAATGCCCAAGCACCTCACTATGGTGAATGTTCACAATATTAGTTATAAATTATGGATTACTTTATTTTAACTTTGGATGTAAGGGACTTTCCATCTGTTTTCTTGTTGATGAACAATAGTTGTTACTGCAAATGAACGGCTAGTACCTTTCTTAATAAATTACATGTTATGTATGCCCTATTTCGGTCacttcaaaaacctttttttttttaatgaaaagtgtaTCTGTGGTGTTTCTCGAAGCTTCACCAACAACTTAAACTGAACTCATGGAATAGTAGCAAGAGtgccacaaggggggattatggctcAAGTTGCGCCttcaaaattttggggggggggatttttaaaattactttttatttatttatttatttattgatttatttttaatcgaaattagtatttattttattttatctgtttattttttatttcatttatttagtttgtgtgtgtgtgtcattggtgtagcacaaatattttccaattaaataataataattaaaaaaatttaaatacataaataaataaaaaatatttaaaggaataaataaataaaaatattaaaaagaaaaaatattaagaaatatttttaaaaaataaataaataaaatttaaaaaaaaagctaaaaacaaaaaaggggagagagagagagttgaggaaaattggggggggggggaatttgcgccattgaacttggggggatgggcacccctgaagagTAATCGGGACACACTCTAGTTCCCAGTATTTAGGGGTACTATCATAATTTATTTTACCGAAGAGTACTTTTGCAACTAGAAAAGCTActtataaagatatttatttattttgtttgtttgttaaaacCATGTAAATAAATAACTCCTCTATTTCTTTCAGTCGGTACTTCCTTCTTTTGCTGCACCGCAGGGATCCAGGAAAGCAGGGTTCAGGGATTAGCAGAGCATTAATGCAAGTGGTTTTGTCAAGCCGTAAAGAAGCCCTGTCATGTCTTTCTatgttcatatttatttattgtataattatttctcttcttttctaTATACCTTATCATAGTTGTCATTGAATGGCAGCTTCATTCCTGCAATGCTTGGAGGTCCTCGCAGCTTACTGGGGAAACCGAccctaattgtaaaaaaaaaaagactttatgtATGTACAGCACTGCTTACTTTTCTCTTGTACAAATTGAATTTACTTTCATGAAGCTCAAATAAAAGCATGGTCTTTTTCTCTGATGAAGTTGTTGGTTTGTTTTTTGAAGTACGCTCTGAGATTCAAGCATAATTTCAGTTAAGTTACGCACAGTAGCGTAGCAATGTGGTCTAGCACCCCTggtgaactaaagaaattgcgcccccctaGGGTCGAAAACATGAGAAGAcattgtaacccccccccccttttttttagcattttgattaattgattcgacaaataggaggcagcattgtatttttttttcttattttcctttttagaattgtttttaatgatgcccaatgttccttagATGTTATGCATGTGT contains:
- the LOC129226366 gene encoding cuticle protein 10.9-like; the encoded protein is MFKLAVIVALVAVTVAVPYGRSYGAPHYAAPRHYAAPAYSAPAPHYGGYGHDYAVPTPYDFGYDIAGDYGEFKQNRKESSDGKGNVQGSYGYTDAHGIYRQVDYVADAHGFRANVKTNEPGTDNQNPADVAIYATPAHYSAPAPHYGGYPRY